The sequence CTTCGGCCAGGATTTCCACTTCTCCAAGCGGGCATCCAAGCAGCTCAAGTACCGCGTGCCCATGAAGTGGTTCTTCGTGAACCTGGACGACGGCTTCACCCACGACATCAAGGGCAAGTACGTCACCATGGAGGAGATCGCCTGCGACCCGGTGCACGCGCTCTGGGAAGGGTTCGTGGCCGTGGAATGGGCCGGGCCGCCGCCTGTGGACGCGGCGGGCTTCATGCACATCGTGGCCCACTCCACCGTGAACCGCAACATTGCGGCGGGCGGCGACAGCGAGTACGCCCAGGGCAACTATTTCATGATCTCCAAGCACTACATGTGCCTGAGTTCGCGCTTCGGCTACCACTTCTGCACCGTGGAGGCCCTGGTGGACGAGCGCGAGAACGAGAACTACGTGAGCTTCCAGTTGAAGGGCGGCGCAGCCGAGCAGGACCGGCGCGTGCGGCGCGCCAGGTTCACTGGCGAGATTCTGGAGAGCTACAACTTCCGCGTGGAGATGCAGGGCGACGAGATGCGCGCCGTGTACGCCAAAGGCCCCATGGACGTGATGCTCGATAGGCTGCGTGTGATCGGCTACCTGCTGATGCATACCCGCCAGCTGGACATGGTGATGACCAACGAGGCCCTGGTGAACCACTACCGCCAGCGCTTCGACACGGAAATCGGCGACATCCTGCGGGAATCGGGCGAGAAGCACATGTCGCAGGTGATGCGGGAGATGGCGTGAGGCCGGATGAGCCCGACAGTTGCACGAGACTCACACAGCAGGAGATAGACTTCCTGCTGGACCTCTACCCCTTCGATTCCTCCCGCCGCCTCCCCGGTACCGGAACCGGAACACCCCCAGCAGCCTCCTCCTGGGTCCGGTATTTCCCCCAAATGCGCCGCAATGGGCGGCACGGACTCGGCCTCTCCGTGGCGGAGGCGTCCACGCTCTGGCGCTCCCTGCTGGACGGCGTTTTCCTGCGTGAAATGGGGCTTGGCCCCCATCAATGGGTTATTTTGTGGCTGGTGGCCGTCCAGGGAGGCGAGGTCCCGGTGGAGGGGCTGGAGGAAGTCCTCGGACTCAAGCCCGCTGAGCTGGACGCCGAACTGGCCATCCTTCAAAGCCGGGGCATCCTGAAGCTGCTGGACGCGGGCCGTAGCGGCGGGCTGGCCACGGGGGCCGTGTGCATCAGTGACTTGTCCACCATGCAGCGGCTCATTGCCCTGGCCAAGCAGGTGCGCGACGCAGCCCTGCGAGACATCGGCGACGAGGAGCTGTCGGCCATGCATGCCACGCTGCTCAAAGTGATCGACAACCTGCGCGCCGTAACCGGGGCTACAGGTTCG comes from Fundidesulfovibrio putealis DSM 16056 and encodes:
- a CDS encoding MarR family winged helix-turn-helix transcriptional regulator, which translates into the protein MRPDEPDSCTRLTQQEIDFLLDLYPFDSSRRLPGTGTGTPPAASSWVRYFPQMRRNGRHGLGLSVAEASTLWRSLLDGVFLREMGLGPHQWVILWLVAVQGGEVPVEGLEEVLGLKPAELDAELAILQSRGILKLLDAGRSGGLATGAVCISDLSTMQRLIALAKQVRDAALRDIGDEELSAMHATLLKVIDNLRAVTGATGSPTNPPPAPRSPGTSS